One part of the Rhodococcus oxybenzonivorans genome encodes these proteins:
- a CDS encoding MSMEG_6728 family protein, whose protein sequence is MQTFVPDSGFVRSAKLLDDRRLGKQRVETFQILRALVWPSYGWKNHPATAMWRGFTPALVAYGVAMCGEWAARGHTEALAPQLLEYSGGRTDTFAHLRDHGLLPPWLGRADVHASHRRVLAEKAPDAYPPQWRGDGGYVWPTPVYPRWPLRTADPAEALTPVQAETLVEGADNWDVLRLLHRGESVSTETATPSTIVAASLVRPGLTAVILDADPVPDDEEPTPAAIQEVAKAPTPSIARQPTPEDREAMEAEAADPHRLRFFRRGQPIPEPDGYGLVITVSDTTPAELQRVPTLAVNGRGEPG, encoded by the coding sequence ATGCAGACGTTCGTGCCCGACTCCGGTTTCGTGCGCAGTGCGAAGTTGCTCGACGACCGGCGCCTCGGAAAGCAGCGCGTCGAGACCTTCCAGATCCTGCGGGCCCTCGTCTGGCCGTCGTACGGCTGGAAAAATCATCCCGCGACGGCGATGTGGCGAGGTTTCACCCCCGCCCTGGTCGCCTATGGCGTCGCCATGTGCGGCGAGTGGGCCGCGCGAGGTCACACCGAGGCGCTCGCGCCGCAGCTCCTCGAGTACAGCGGTGGTCGCACCGACACCTTCGCCCACCTACGCGACCACGGATTGCTACCCCCTTGGCTCGGCAGAGCCGACGTGCACGCCAGCCATCGACGGGTCCTCGCCGAGAAGGCGCCGGACGCGTATCCCCCGCAGTGGCGCGGTGACGGCGGGTACGTGTGGCCGACCCCGGTGTACCCACGGTGGCCGCTCCGCACCGCCGACCCGGCCGAGGCGCTGACGCCGGTACAGGCCGAAACCCTTGTCGAGGGCGCGGACAACTGGGATGTGCTGCGGCTGCTGCACCGCGGCGAATCCGTGTCGACCGAGACCGCCACGCCCTCGACGATCGTGGCGGCCAGCCTGGTACGTCCCGGCCTGACCGCGGTGATTCTGGACGCCGACCCGGTTCCGGACGACGAGGAACCGACTCCGGCCGCGATTCAGGAGGTGGCGAAAGCGCCGACCCCGTCCATCGCCCGTCAGCCGACCCCCGAAGACCGGGAGGCGATGGAAGCCGAGGCAGCCGACCCGCACCGACTACGGTTCTTCCGCCGGGGTCAGCCGATTCCCGAGCCCGATGGGTACGGACTGGTGATCACGGTGTCGGACACAACCCCGGCAGAGCTGCAACGAGTACCCACTCTGGCGGTCAACGGCCGGGGCGAGCCTGGGTGA
- the recC gene encoding exodeoxyribonuclease V subunit gamma yields the protein MFVLHRAERSTTLAAALGDVLATPLADPFAREVIAVPAKGVERWLTQRLSAVLGARADYGDGVAANIDFPSPTRLVDDALAAATGLSAEDDPWNPARLLWVLLDVVDGCLGEPWCAVLSKHLGSGLSAQGRDDHRPGRRYATASHLVELFRSYAAQRPAMLVGWAGGHDIDGTGGALDEDLVWQAELWRRLRTRVGTPGPAERLDSACSRLRDEPGLVDLPQRLSLFGPTRLATDQIAVLSALAAHRDVHLWLPHPSPAMWATLTTTQEVTARADDQSALAVRHPLLSSLARDVRELEARLVRLDLDDVHHDAPPGPQTLLGRLQTDIRDDRTPVHAGIDPDDSVQVHACHGPARQVEVLRECLLHLFQDDPTLEPRDVVVMCPDVESYAPLIRAAFGQDVLGHPGHRLRVRLADRALHQTNPVLAVVATLLGLADSRVTASQVLDLAAAVPVRKKFRFDDDDLERIREWATTTGARWGIGPRQRTAYGLGDFPQNTFTTALDRILLGAAADESDSEWLALALPLDDVDSNDIDLTGRLAEFVDRLDVALRGLGGRQSVAEWSRALTRALDLLVEVGAADAWQSAQARRELGAAMEHGGEMVLRLSDVRAMLAGRLAGRPTRANFRTGELTVCTMVPMRSVPHRVVVLLGLDDEVFPRAAGVDGDNALARNPLLGERDPRSEDRQLLLDAVMSAGEKLLLFYTGADPVTGMVRPPAIPLSELLDTVAVTLGGDALSQVITRHPLQPFDARNFEPEHPFSFDRVALAGARAARSPSVPNPAFLPDPLPAPPPEDVDLADLIAFLVHPTQAFLRQRLGLRIPEVDEDIADALDIAPDPLARWDLGQRMLVARLAGTEPADFRAAEWRRGTLPPFKLGESVLGAIEHGVEALVAVSAPVHVGRAQTVDVDVDLGSGRRLTGTVGGVHGSVIANTTYSRLGPKHRLAAWAQLLAVAASGKGDAWSAVTTGRGAYSRPAWRSTLTAPPDALEQLTRLVELRDLGLHAPLPIATGASAAYAERRYGGSSVEDAIEAARREWSSDFGDAKDRHIVYVHGPSPSINVLGDSVVFDDYARRLWAPLLAAETLAQP from the coding sequence GTGTTCGTACTGCATCGTGCCGAGCGTTCAACCACCCTCGCCGCCGCGCTGGGCGATGTCCTCGCCACTCCACTTGCCGATCCGTTCGCCCGCGAGGTGATCGCGGTTCCCGCGAAGGGTGTGGAGCGCTGGCTGACGCAACGGCTCTCGGCGGTGCTGGGCGCGCGAGCGGACTACGGCGACGGTGTGGCCGCGAACATCGACTTCCCGTCCCCGACACGGCTGGTCGACGACGCACTCGCCGCGGCCACCGGCCTGTCCGCCGAGGATGATCCGTGGAATCCCGCCCGACTGCTGTGGGTGCTGCTCGACGTCGTCGACGGTTGCCTCGGCGAACCCTGGTGCGCTGTCCTCTCGAAACACCTCGGGTCCGGCCTGTCGGCGCAAGGTCGAGACGATCACCGGCCGGGTCGCCGGTACGCCACGGCGTCGCACCTGGTGGAACTGTTCCGGAGTTATGCCGCCCAGCGGCCGGCAATGCTCGTCGGCTGGGCGGGTGGCCACGACATCGACGGAACCGGTGGGGCGCTCGACGAGGATCTCGTGTGGCAGGCCGAACTGTGGCGTCGACTACGGACACGCGTCGGCACCCCGGGCCCCGCGGAACGGCTCGACTCGGCCTGTTCCCGGCTGCGGGACGAGCCCGGGCTCGTGGATCTCCCGCAACGCCTCTCGCTGTTCGGGCCCACCCGCCTCGCCACCGACCAGATTGCAGTGCTTTCTGCACTGGCCGCGCACCGCGACGTACACCTGTGGCTGCCGCACCCGAGTCCGGCCATGTGGGCAACTCTGACGACAACGCAAGAGGTGACTGCCCGCGCCGACGACCAGAGTGCGCTCGCCGTCCGTCACCCGCTCCTCTCGAGCCTGGCCCGTGACGTCCGCGAACTCGAAGCGCGCCTTGTGCGCCTCGACCTCGACGACGTCCACCACGACGCGCCACCGGGTCCGCAGACGCTACTGGGTCGCCTGCAAACCGACATCCGGGACGATCGGACACCGGTGCATGCCGGGATCGATCCCGACGACTCCGTGCAGGTGCACGCCTGTCACGGGCCGGCCCGCCAGGTCGAGGTCCTGCGTGAGTGCCTCCTCCACCTGTTCCAGGACGACCCCACGCTCGAACCGCGCGATGTCGTGGTCATGTGCCCCGACGTCGAGTCCTACGCACCGCTGATTCGTGCCGCATTCGGCCAGGACGTGCTCGGGCATCCCGGACACCGGCTGCGGGTACGACTCGCCGATCGTGCTCTGCACCAGACCAATCCGGTGCTCGCGGTGGTCGCGACGCTGTTGGGGCTGGCCGATTCCCGCGTCACCGCCAGTCAGGTACTCGATCTCGCCGCCGCGGTTCCGGTGCGCAAGAAGTTTCGTTTCGACGACGACGATCTCGAACGTATCCGGGAATGGGCCACCACTACCGGTGCGCGGTGGGGTATCGGGCCACGTCAGCGCACGGCCTACGGCCTCGGTGACTTCCCGCAGAATACCTTCACGACGGCACTCGATCGGATTCTGCTGGGCGCCGCTGCCGACGAGTCGGACAGCGAATGGCTCGCGCTGGCCCTGCCCCTCGATGACGTCGACAGCAACGACATCGACCTCACCGGCAGGCTGGCCGAGTTCGTCGATCGCCTCGACGTCGCCCTGCGAGGACTCGGTGGGCGACAATCGGTGGCGGAGTGGTCGCGGGCGCTGACAAGGGCTCTGGACCTCCTCGTGGAAGTGGGTGCGGCAGACGCCTGGCAGTCGGCGCAGGCGCGGCGCGAGTTGGGCGCCGCGATGGAACACGGGGGAGAGATGGTGCTGCGGCTGTCGGACGTGCGCGCCATGCTCGCCGGCAGGCTGGCGGGACGTCCCACGCGGGCCAACTTCCGCACCGGCGAACTGACGGTGTGCACGATGGTGCCGATGCGGTCCGTCCCGCACCGTGTCGTCGTTCTCCTCGGGCTCGACGACGAGGTTTTTCCCCGCGCGGCCGGCGTGGACGGCGACAACGCTCTCGCCCGCAATCCTCTGCTCGGCGAACGTGATCCGCGCAGCGAGGATCGTCAACTCCTCCTCGACGCGGTGATGTCCGCCGGTGAGAAACTGTTGCTCTTCTACACGGGCGCCGACCCGGTCACCGGTATGGTGCGGCCGCCGGCGATCCCGTTGTCCGAGTTACTCGACACGGTGGCCGTCACGCTCGGCGGCGACGCGTTGAGCCAGGTGATCACCCGTCACCCCCTGCAGCCGTTCGATGCGCGCAACTTCGAGCCCGAGCATCCGTTCAGCTTCGATCGTGTGGCACTTGCCGGGGCTCGGGCGGCTCGATCTCCCTCCGTGCCGAATCCGGCTTTCCTTCCGGACCCGCTGCCTGCGCCGCCGCCCGAAGACGTCGACCTGGCAGACCTCATCGCCTTCCTCGTACATCCCACGCAGGCGTTCCTCCGGCAACGGCTGGGTCTGCGCATTCCCGAGGTGGATGAGGACATCGCCGACGCACTCGATATCGCGCCCGACCCCCTCGCGCGGTGGGATCTCGGACAACGGATGCTCGTCGCGCGGCTCGCCGGAACCGAGCCGGCCGATTTCCGCGCCGCCGAGTGGCGCCGCGGCACACTGCCGCCGTTCAAGCTGGGGGAGTCGGTGCTCGGGGCCATCGAACACGGTGTCGAGGCGCTCGTCGCCGTCAGCGCACCCGTCCATGTGGGCCGCGCGCAGACCGTGGATGTGGACGTCGACCTCGGCTCCGGCCGGCGTCTCACCGGGACTGTCGGCGGCGTCCACGGTTCGGTGATCGCGAACACCACCTATTCACGGCTCGGTCCGAAACATCGCCTCGCCGCGTGGGCGCAACTGCTGGCAGTCGCGGCGTCGGGCAAGGGCGACGCATGGTCCGCCGTCACCACGGGCCGCGGCGCGTACAGCAGACCCGCGTGGCGTTCCACGTTGACCGCTCCGCCCGACGCCCTCGAGCAGCTCACTCGCCTCGTCGAACTCCGCGACCTCGGGTTGCATGCGCCGCTGCCGATCGCGACCGGCGCCTCGGCGGCCTATGCGGAACGGCGGTACGGCGGAAGCAGCGTCGAGGATGCGATCGAGGCGGCGCGGCGGGAATGGAGCAGCGACTTCGGGGATGCCAAAGACCGTCACATCGTTTATGTTCACGGGCCCTCGCCGAGTATCAACGTTCTCGGTGATTCGGTGGTGTTCGACGACTACGCCCGGAGACTGTGGGCGCCGCTGCTGGCGGCCGAGACGCTGGCGCAGCCATGA